One genomic region from Athalia rosae chromosome 3, iyAthRosa1.1, whole genome shotgun sequence encodes:
- the LOC105685451 gene encoding protein ECT2 isoform X5 produces MEEQSVHSSTSDINSEEAAKTEPLIIPRKKRICLVGSTGEDPALGAAAQQFSVPVLKSETGTEYLEDTTYCTYFILMKFEGPEYDALHKSAHRILGPTALLQLAEKKDSLPSINRPMYTQAMLGSVVVFTGFRKKEELTKLINMIHSMGGSIRKEMGVKVTHLIANCCGGDKYRYAVTFRVPIMSMDWVTALWDARDDLTSFGSNDKLIAAHKLKPFFGAKVCFFGFPDEEKKHMCEVLQQQGGEPAEIDDPNCTHVVTDKDDNCGTSKSVETNSIPVRSKYPPFSFTYYNPYTNQIPTIDKRNGNAETVSSHFKDSGQDLDNPKCKKNSETFSDHRECTRQSNSGMNETSSQYDSAISLDSTSFIPDDSCDYAFDFIANISSSTRTSQGSDEGFVSLNSSQLFSTCSNFCREDDDTSSSSLFKITTEMKKEKKSFKSIESVTPLNIIQPKNRSKKTLWKKSKSCILVSKPLPSTRSKIFFRNHSQPNLSNFKMTTKIFRKNSVPAHPQFSRFRTLLLHRMINHAGFPSNFCPRNLIPNSRNLYPKIHLPRRRSQRTLGPNLSTTRNWRIGQRTADHQAITEKMETENENPDFLPVVDESNVNSLPDLASVRAHIVKAEWFWTSVQNEGAADEKEYLFEDYLESVVSPLATARRDSQAATPTTASTRRKRKRLAETLSSLVQNGADSPAVHKRRSSISDAGHLSVSGSFLDCTSSPDKQLDAIPEVEAASTETTRKNLSPRHQVFLELVTTESNYVGILSTIMTLFKSPLEDLIETSGELLNSTEAKIIFGNFPPIYEVHKRMLEELRYNAGHWVEDVSIGNIFLKYAPDLVKAYPPYVNFFENTKEMLEECDQNKPRFHAFLKICQTKPECGRQSLKELLIKPVQRLPSISLLLNDILKHTNKNNPDHSALELSISSIKEVMTYINEDKRKTEGQLVMFDIFNEIDNCPPHLVSSHRSFIGKCEVMELGEGLSGRGDHLVLFLFTDTLEICKKRSKAFNSLKSPKEANGLHPTKLSQGKPYKHIRMLSLNTIKRVVDIKETDECHKVFALMVRSNQELKEKLFSFTITDEEVNKTNYLRILCRQMANSVCKADADTFLISLDSHQLEIDTSDVALGTLSKAFKFASRTRMKVGRAFSFNKTPSKLKRAMSTMMSPFGSTNSLTPASQQLAQMRLASCNNINELGNGGSGSPTRDDVLVAPMSVQPTRKAKCSSLSMASLRRNCSEEVVQEKKTEL; encoded by the exons ATGGAAGAGCAAAGCGTTCACAGCAGTACAAGCGATATAAATAGTGAGGAGGCAGCAAAGACCGAGC CGCTGATAATACCCCGCAAAAAGAGAATATGCCTAGTTGGAAGCACAGGAGAAGACCCAGCGCTTGGAGCAGCTGCCCAGCAGTTCAGTGTCCCTGTATTGAAGTCAGAAACAGGAACGGAGTATTTGGAAGATACAACATATTGCACTTATTTCATACTTATGAAATTTGAAGGTCCCGAATACGATGCTCTTCACAAAAGCGCCCATAG GATACTTGGGCCAACTGCTCTGCTCCAGTTGgctgaaaaaaaggattcacTGCCCAGTATAAACCGGCCAATGTACACCCAAGCAATGTTGGGATCTGTTGTTGTTTTTACCGGGtttaggaaaaaagaagaattg ACAAAGTTGATCAACATGATCCACAGTATGGGCGGTAGCATAAGGAAAGAAATGGGTGTAAAAGTAACGCACTTGATAGCAAACTGCTGCGGGGGTGACAAATACAGATATGCCGTCACATTCAGGGTTCCAATTATGTCCATGGATTGGGTTACCGCACTTTGGGATGCAAGGGACGATCTCACAAGTTTTGGTTCCAATGACAAACTG ATAGCAGCTCACAAGTTGAAACCCTTCTTTGGCGCAAAAGTCtgctttttcggttttcctgatgaggaaaaaaaacacatgtgCGAGGTCTTGCAGCAACAGGGCGGAGAACCCGCAGAAATTGACGACCCTAATTGTACACATGTG GTAACTGACAAAGACGACAACTGTGGTACTTCAAAATCAGTTGAAACTAATTCAATTCCTGTCCGCTCAAAATACCCACCATTTTCCTTCACTTATTATAACCCCTACACAAACCAAATTCCGACAATTGATAAGAGAAATGGTAACGCAGAGACTGTTTCTTCCCATTTTAAAGACTCTGGCCAAGATCTTGACAATCCtaaatgcaaaaaaaacaGTGAAACTTTTTCTGATCATCGCGAGTGCACGCGACAATCCAACAGTGGTATGAACGAAACATCCAGTCAATATGATTCTGCTATTTCTTTGGATAGCACTTCTTTCATTCCTGACGACTCTTGCGACTAcgcttttgattttattgctAATATTTCGAGCTCAACTAGAACTTCTCAGGGATCTGACGAGGGTTTTGTTTCTCTAAATTCGTCTCAGCTATTCTCTACCTGTAGTAATTTCTGCCGAGAAGATGATGACACTTCTTCGTCTTCCTTATTCAAAATCACCactgaaatgaagaaagagaagaaatcgtttAAGAGCATTGAATCGGTAACTCCCCTGAATATCATCCAGCCAAAAAATCGGTCTAAAAAAACTTTATGGAAGAAGTCAAAGTCATGTATCTTGGTTAGCAAGCCATTGCCCTCCACCAGAAGCAAAATATTCTTCAGAAATCATTCACAAcccaatttatcaaatttcaagaTGACAACAAAGATTTTTAGGAAGAATTCTGTACCTGCTCATCCTCAATTCTCAAGATTTCGAACCCTCCTGCTTCACAGAATGATTAACCATGCAGGATTTCCCTCAAATTTTTGCCCCAGGAATTTGATCCCCAATTCTAGAAACCTGTATCCAAAAATTCACCTTCCTCGTCGAAGATCACAGAGAACACTCGGCCCGAATCTTAGTACAACCAGAAATTGGAGGATTGGTCAGAGAACCGCCGATCACCAAGCTATCACAGAGAAAATGGaaacggaaaatgaaaatccggATTTTTTGCCG GTCGTTGATGAGTCCAATGTGAATTCTCTACCTGATTTAGCATCCGTCAGAGCCCACATAGTGAAAGCTGAGTGGTTCTGGACGTCCGTACAGAACGAAGGCGCTGCAGATGAAAAAGAGTACCTGTTCGAAGAT TATTTGGAATCTGTTGTATCACCGTTGGCAACAGCACGGAGGGACAGTCAGGCAGCTACTCCAACTACAGCTTCAACAAGGAGAAAACGCAAGAGACTCGCTGAAACTTTATCTAGTCTAGTTCAAAATGGTGCCGATTCCCCAGCCGTCCATAAACGAAGATCAAGCATAAGTGACGCAGGACATCTGAGTGTCAGTGGAAGTTTTTTAGACTGCACTTCGAGCCCAGATAAACAACTGGATG CTATTCCAGAGGTAGAAGCTGCCAGCACAgaaacaacgagaaaaaatctttCCCCTAGACATCAAGTATTCTTAGAACTTGTAACTACCGAATCTAACTACGTCGGAATCCTTAGCACAATTATGACG CTGTTTAAATCTCCGCTTGAAGACCTGATAGAAACAAGTGGTGAGCTTTTAAACAGTACGGAggcaaaaataatatttggaaattttcctccGATATACGAAGTGCACAAACGGATGCTCGAAGAGCTACGATACAATGCTGGTCACTGGGTAGAGGACGTTAGCAtaggaaatatatttttaaagtaTGCTCCAGACCTGGTCAAAGCGTATCCTCCATAcgttaatttctttgaaaatactAAAGAAATGTTGGAGGAATGCGATCAAAACAAACCCAGGTTTCACGCGTTTCTTAAAATCTGTCAAACCAAACCAGAATGTGGGAGGCAGAGCCTCAAAGAACTGCTCATTAAACCTGTACAGAGGTTGCCCAGTATTAGCTTATTGTTAAATG ATATTCTTAAGCATACCAATAAAAACAATCCAGACCACAGTGCTTTGGAGTTGTCTATAAGTAGCATAAAGGAGGTGATGACGTATATAAATgaagataagagaaaaactgAGGGCCAGTTGGTCATGTTTGACATATTCAACGAGATAGACAACTGCCCGCCCCATCTGGTATCTTCACATCGTTCATTCATAGGAAAATGCGAAGTTATGGAGCTCGGTGAGGGACTCAGTGGACGGGGGGATCACCTTGTGCTTTTCTTATTCACCGACACGCTAGAAATATGTAAAAAGAGATCGAAAGCCTTCAACTCCCTAAAGAGCCCAAAAGAAGCTAATGGACTACATCCCACAAAGCTTAGTCAAGGAAAACCATACAAACATATCAGAATGCTGTCGCTCAATACGATAAAGAGGGTTGTGGATATCAAAGAAACTGACG AATGTCATAAAGTATTTGCTCTGATGGTTCGGAGCAATCAGGAGCTgaaggaaaaacttttttcttttactattACGGACGAGGAAGTTAACAAGACTAATTATCTAAGAATTCTATGCAGACAGATGGCCAACTCCGTGTGCAAAGCCGACGCG GACACATTTTTGATCAGTCTGGATTCCCATCAGTTAGAAATCGACACGAGCGACGTAGCTTTAGGAACTTTGAGTAAAGCATTTAA GTTCGCCTCTCGCACGAGAATGAAAGTTGGACGAGCTTTTAGTTTTAACAAGACACCAAGCAAACTAAAAAGAGCAATGTCTACGATGATGTCACCCTTTGGATCTACGAACAGTTTGACACCCGCAAGTCAACAACTCGCTCAGATGCGGTTAGCCAGCTGTAATAACATTAAC GAACTTGGTAATGGCGGTTCGGGCTCCCCTACGAGAGATGACGTATTGGTAGCTCCGATGTCTGTTCAGCCAACCCGAAAAGCTAAATGCAGTTCTCTTAGCATGGCATCATTAAGAAG aaaCTGTTCGGAGGAGGTTgtgcaggagaaaaaaactgaactttGA
- the LOC105685451 gene encoding protein ECT2 isoform X6, giving the protein MEEQSVHSSTSDINSEEAAKTEPLIIPRKKRICLVGSTGEDPALGAAAQQFSVPVLKSETGTEYLEDTTYCTYFILMKFEGPEYDALHKSAHRILGPTALLQLAEKKDSLPSINRPMYTQAMLGSVVVFTGFRKKEELTKLINMIHSMGGSIRKEMGVKVTHLIANCCGGDKYRYAVTFRVPIMSMDWVTALWDARDDLTSFGSNDKLIAAHKLKPFFGAKVCFFGFPDEEKKHMCEVLQQQGGEPAEIDDPNCTHVVTDKDDNCGTSKSVETNSIPVRSKYPPFSFTYYNPYTNQIPTIDKRNGNAETVSSHFKDSGQDLDNPKCKKNSETFSDHRECTRQSNSGMNETSSQYDSAISLDSTSFIPDDSCDYAFDFIANISSSTRTSQGSDEGFVSLNSSQLFSTCSNFCREDDDTSSSSLFKITTEMKKEKKSFKSIESVTPLNIIQPKNRSKKTLWKKSKSCILVSKPLPSTRSKIFFRNHSQPNLSNFKMTTKIFRKNSVPAHPQFSRFRTLLLHRMINHAGFPSNFCPRNLIPNSRNLYPKIHLPRRRSQRTLGPNLSTTRNWRIGQRTADHQAITEKMETENENPDFLPVVDESNVNSLPDLASVRAHIVKAEWFWTSVQNEGAADEKEYLFEDYLESVVSPLATARRDSQAATPTTASTRRKRKRLAETLSSLVQNGADSPAVHKRRSSISDAGHLSVSGSFLDCTSSPDKQLDEVEAASTETTRKNLSPRHQVFLELVTTESNYVGILSTIMTLFKSPLEDLIETSGELLNSTEAKIIFGNFPPIYEVHKRMLEELRYNAGHWVEDVSIGNIFLKYAPDLVKAYPPYVNFFENTKEMLEECDQNKPRFHAFLKICQTKPECGRQSLKELLIKPVQRLPSISLLLNDILKHTNKNNPDHSALELSISSIKEVMTYINEDKRKTEGQLVMFDIFNEIDNCPPHLVSSHRSFIGKCEVMELGEGLSGRGDHLVLFLFTDTLEICKKRSKAFNSLKSPKEANGLHPTKLSQGKPYKHIRMLSLNTIKRVVDIKETDECHKVFALMVRSNQELKEKLFSFTITDEEVNKTNYLRILCRQMANSVCKADADTFLISLDSHQLEIDTSDVALGTLSKAFKFASRTRMKVGRAFSFNKTPSKLKRAMSTMMSPFGSTNSLTPASQQLAQMRLASCNNINELGNGGSGSPTRDDVLVAPMSVQPTRKAKCSSLSMASLRRNCSEEVVQEKKTEL; this is encoded by the exons ATGGAAGAGCAAAGCGTTCACAGCAGTACAAGCGATATAAATAGTGAGGAGGCAGCAAAGACCGAGC CGCTGATAATACCCCGCAAAAAGAGAATATGCCTAGTTGGAAGCACAGGAGAAGACCCAGCGCTTGGAGCAGCTGCCCAGCAGTTCAGTGTCCCTGTATTGAAGTCAGAAACAGGAACGGAGTATTTGGAAGATACAACATATTGCACTTATTTCATACTTATGAAATTTGAAGGTCCCGAATACGATGCTCTTCACAAAAGCGCCCATAG GATACTTGGGCCAACTGCTCTGCTCCAGTTGgctgaaaaaaaggattcacTGCCCAGTATAAACCGGCCAATGTACACCCAAGCAATGTTGGGATCTGTTGTTGTTTTTACCGGGtttaggaaaaaagaagaattg ACAAAGTTGATCAACATGATCCACAGTATGGGCGGTAGCATAAGGAAAGAAATGGGTGTAAAAGTAACGCACTTGATAGCAAACTGCTGCGGGGGTGACAAATACAGATATGCCGTCACATTCAGGGTTCCAATTATGTCCATGGATTGGGTTACCGCACTTTGGGATGCAAGGGACGATCTCACAAGTTTTGGTTCCAATGACAAACTG ATAGCAGCTCACAAGTTGAAACCCTTCTTTGGCGCAAAAGTCtgctttttcggttttcctgatgaggaaaaaaaacacatgtgCGAGGTCTTGCAGCAACAGGGCGGAGAACCCGCAGAAATTGACGACCCTAATTGTACACATGTG GTAACTGACAAAGACGACAACTGTGGTACTTCAAAATCAGTTGAAACTAATTCAATTCCTGTCCGCTCAAAATACCCACCATTTTCCTTCACTTATTATAACCCCTACACAAACCAAATTCCGACAATTGATAAGAGAAATGGTAACGCAGAGACTGTTTCTTCCCATTTTAAAGACTCTGGCCAAGATCTTGACAATCCtaaatgcaaaaaaaacaGTGAAACTTTTTCTGATCATCGCGAGTGCACGCGACAATCCAACAGTGGTATGAACGAAACATCCAGTCAATATGATTCTGCTATTTCTTTGGATAGCACTTCTTTCATTCCTGACGACTCTTGCGACTAcgcttttgattttattgctAATATTTCGAGCTCAACTAGAACTTCTCAGGGATCTGACGAGGGTTTTGTTTCTCTAAATTCGTCTCAGCTATTCTCTACCTGTAGTAATTTCTGCCGAGAAGATGATGACACTTCTTCGTCTTCCTTATTCAAAATCACCactgaaatgaagaaagagaagaaatcgtttAAGAGCATTGAATCGGTAACTCCCCTGAATATCATCCAGCCAAAAAATCGGTCTAAAAAAACTTTATGGAAGAAGTCAAAGTCATGTATCTTGGTTAGCAAGCCATTGCCCTCCACCAGAAGCAAAATATTCTTCAGAAATCATTCACAAcccaatttatcaaatttcaagaTGACAACAAAGATTTTTAGGAAGAATTCTGTACCTGCTCATCCTCAATTCTCAAGATTTCGAACCCTCCTGCTTCACAGAATGATTAACCATGCAGGATTTCCCTCAAATTTTTGCCCCAGGAATTTGATCCCCAATTCTAGAAACCTGTATCCAAAAATTCACCTTCCTCGTCGAAGATCACAGAGAACACTCGGCCCGAATCTTAGTACAACCAGAAATTGGAGGATTGGTCAGAGAACCGCCGATCACCAAGCTATCACAGAGAAAATGGaaacggaaaatgaaaatccggATTTTTTGCCG GTCGTTGATGAGTCCAATGTGAATTCTCTACCTGATTTAGCATCCGTCAGAGCCCACATAGTGAAAGCTGAGTGGTTCTGGACGTCCGTACAGAACGAAGGCGCTGCAGATGAAAAAGAGTACCTGTTCGAAGAT TATTTGGAATCTGTTGTATCACCGTTGGCAACAGCACGGAGGGACAGTCAGGCAGCTACTCCAACTACAGCTTCAACAAGGAGAAAACGCAAGAGACTCGCTGAAACTTTATCTAGTCTAGTTCAAAATGGTGCCGATTCCCCAGCCGTCCATAAACGAAGATCAAGCATAAGTGACGCAGGACATCTGAGTGTCAGTGGAAGTTTTTTAGACTGCACTTCGAGCCCAGATAAACAACTGGATG AGGTAGAAGCTGCCAGCACAgaaacaacgagaaaaaatctttCCCCTAGACATCAAGTATTCTTAGAACTTGTAACTACCGAATCTAACTACGTCGGAATCCTTAGCACAATTATGACG CTGTTTAAATCTCCGCTTGAAGACCTGATAGAAACAAGTGGTGAGCTTTTAAACAGTACGGAggcaaaaataatatttggaaattttcctccGATATACGAAGTGCACAAACGGATGCTCGAAGAGCTACGATACAATGCTGGTCACTGGGTAGAGGACGTTAGCAtaggaaatatatttttaaagtaTGCTCCAGACCTGGTCAAAGCGTATCCTCCATAcgttaatttctttgaaaatactAAAGAAATGTTGGAGGAATGCGATCAAAACAAACCCAGGTTTCACGCGTTTCTTAAAATCTGTCAAACCAAACCAGAATGTGGGAGGCAGAGCCTCAAAGAACTGCTCATTAAACCTGTACAGAGGTTGCCCAGTATTAGCTTATTGTTAAATG ATATTCTTAAGCATACCAATAAAAACAATCCAGACCACAGTGCTTTGGAGTTGTCTATAAGTAGCATAAAGGAGGTGATGACGTATATAAATgaagataagagaaaaactgAGGGCCAGTTGGTCATGTTTGACATATTCAACGAGATAGACAACTGCCCGCCCCATCTGGTATCTTCACATCGTTCATTCATAGGAAAATGCGAAGTTATGGAGCTCGGTGAGGGACTCAGTGGACGGGGGGATCACCTTGTGCTTTTCTTATTCACCGACACGCTAGAAATATGTAAAAAGAGATCGAAAGCCTTCAACTCCCTAAAGAGCCCAAAAGAAGCTAATGGACTACATCCCACAAAGCTTAGTCAAGGAAAACCATACAAACATATCAGAATGCTGTCGCTCAATACGATAAAGAGGGTTGTGGATATCAAAGAAACTGACG AATGTCATAAAGTATTTGCTCTGATGGTTCGGAGCAATCAGGAGCTgaaggaaaaacttttttcttttactattACGGACGAGGAAGTTAACAAGACTAATTATCTAAGAATTCTATGCAGACAGATGGCCAACTCCGTGTGCAAAGCCGACGCG GACACATTTTTGATCAGTCTGGATTCCCATCAGTTAGAAATCGACACGAGCGACGTAGCTTTAGGAACTTTGAGTAAAGCATTTAA GTTCGCCTCTCGCACGAGAATGAAAGTTGGACGAGCTTTTAGTTTTAACAAGACACCAAGCAAACTAAAAAGAGCAATGTCTACGATGATGTCACCCTTTGGATCTACGAACAGTTTGACACCCGCAAGTCAACAACTCGCTCAGATGCGGTTAGCCAGCTGTAATAACATTAAC GAACTTGGTAATGGCGGTTCGGGCTCCCCTACGAGAGATGACGTATTGGTAGCTCCGATGTCTGTTCAGCCAACCCGAAAAGCTAAATGCAGTTCTCTTAGCATGGCATCATTAAGAAG aaaCTGTTCGGAGGAGGTTgtgcaggagaaaaaaactgaactttGA
- the LOC105685451 gene encoding protein ECT2 isoform X1 has translation MEEQSVHSSTSDINSEEAAKTEPLIIPRKKRICLVGSTGEDPALGAAAQQFSVPVLKSETGTEYLEDTTYCTYFILMKFEGPEYDALHKSAHRILGPTALLQLAEKKDSLPSINRPMYTQAMLGSVVVFTGFRKKEELTKLINMIHSMGGSIRKEMGVKVTHLIANCCGGDKYRYAVTFRVPIMSMDWVTALWDARDDLTSFGSNDKLIAAHKLKPFFGAKVCFFGFPDEEKKHMCEVLQQQGGEPAEIDDPNCTHVVTDKDDNCGTSKSVETNSIPVRSKYPPFSFTYYNPYTNQIPTIDKRNGNAETVSSHFKDSGQDLDNPKCKKNSETFSDHRECTRQSNSGMNETSSQYDSAISLDSTSFIPDDSCDYAFDFIANISSSTRTSQGSDEGFVSLNSSQLFSTCSNFCREDDDTSSSSLFKITTEMKKEKKSFKSIESVTPLNIIQPKNRSKKTLWKKSKSCILVSKPLPSTRSKIFFRNHSQPNLSNFKMTTKIFRKNSVPAHPQFSRFRTLLLHRMINHAGFPSNFCPRNLIPNSRNLYPKIHLPRRRSQRTLGPNLSTTRNWRIGQRTADHQAITEKMETENENPDFLPVVDESNVNSLPDLASVRAHIVKAEWFWTSVQNEGAADEKEYLFEDYLESVVSPLATARRDSQAATPTTASTRRKRKRLAETLSSLVQNGADSPAVHKRRSSISDAGHLSVSGSFLDCTSSPDKQLDAIPEVEAASTETTRKNLSPRHQVFLELVTTESNYVGILSTIMTLFKSPLEDLIETSGELLNSTEAKIIFGNFPPIYEVHKRMLEELRYNAGHWVEDVSIGNIFLKYAPDLVKAYPPYVNFFENTKEMLEECDQNKPRFHAFLKICQTKPECGRQSLKELLIKPVQRLPSISLLLNDILKHTNKNNPDHSALELSISSIKEVMTYINEDKRKTEGQLVMFDIFNEIDNCPPHLVSSHRSFIGKCEVMELGEGLSGRGDHLVLFLFTDTLEICKKRSKAFNSLKSPKEANGLHPTKLSQGKPYKHIRMLSLNTIKRVVDIKETDECHKVFALMVRSNQELKEKLFSFTITDEEVNKTNYLRILCRQMANSVCKADADTFLISLDSHQLEIDTSDVALGTLSKAFKSLFHNFYLEYMDPYVFLLNSMCETTLHVPLPFASRTRMKVGRAFSFNKTPSKLKRAMSTMMSPFGSTNSLTPASQQLAQMRLASCNNINELGNGGSGSPTRDDVLVAPMSVQPTRKAKCSSLSMASLRRNCSEEVVQEKKTEL, from the exons ATGGAAGAGCAAAGCGTTCACAGCAGTACAAGCGATATAAATAGTGAGGAGGCAGCAAAGACCGAGC CGCTGATAATACCCCGCAAAAAGAGAATATGCCTAGTTGGAAGCACAGGAGAAGACCCAGCGCTTGGAGCAGCTGCCCAGCAGTTCAGTGTCCCTGTATTGAAGTCAGAAACAGGAACGGAGTATTTGGAAGATACAACATATTGCACTTATTTCATACTTATGAAATTTGAAGGTCCCGAATACGATGCTCTTCACAAAAGCGCCCATAG GATACTTGGGCCAACTGCTCTGCTCCAGTTGgctgaaaaaaaggattcacTGCCCAGTATAAACCGGCCAATGTACACCCAAGCAATGTTGGGATCTGTTGTTGTTTTTACCGGGtttaggaaaaaagaagaattg ACAAAGTTGATCAACATGATCCACAGTATGGGCGGTAGCATAAGGAAAGAAATGGGTGTAAAAGTAACGCACTTGATAGCAAACTGCTGCGGGGGTGACAAATACAGATATGCCGTCACATTCAGGGTTCCAATTATGTCCATGGATTGGGTTACCGCACTTTGGGATGCAAGGGACGATCTCACAAGTTTTGGTTCCAATGACAAACTG ATAGCAGCTCACAAGTTGAAACCCTTCTTTGGCGCAAAAGTCtgctttttcggttttcctgatgaggaaaaaaaacacatgtgCGAGGTCTTGCAGCAACAGGGCGGAGAACCCGCAGAAATTGACGACCCTAATTGTACACATGTG GTAACTGACAAAGACGACAACTGTGGTACTTCAAAATCAGTTGAAACTAATTCAATTCCTGTCCGCTCAAAATACCCACCATTTTCCTTCACTTATTATAACCCCTACACAAACCAAATTCCGACAATTGATAAGAGAAATGGTAACGCAGAGACTGTTTCTTCCCATTTTAAAGACTCTGGCCAAGATCTTGACAATCCtaaatgcaaaaaaaacaGTGAAACTTTTTCTGATCATCGCGAGTGCACGCGACAATCCAACAGTGGTATGAACGAAACATCCAGTCAATATGATTCTGCTATTTCTTTGGATAGCACTTCTTTCATTCCTGACGACTCTTGCGACTAcgcttttgattttattgctAATATTTCGAGCTCAACTAGAACTTCTCAGGGATCTGACGAGGGTTTTGTTTCTCTAAATTCGTCTCAGCTATTCTCTACCTGTAGTAATTTCTGCCGAGAAGATGATGACACTTCTTCGTCTTCCTTATTCAAAATCACCactgaaatgaagaaagagaagaaatcgtttAAGAGCATTGAATCGGTAACTCCCCTGAATATCATCCAGCCAAAAAATCGGTCTAAAAAAACTTTATGGAAGAAGTCAAAGTCATGTATCTTGGTTAGCAAGCCATTGCCCTCCACCAGAAGCAAAATATTCTTCAGAAATCATTCACAAcccaatttatcaaatttcaagaTGACAACAAAGATTTTTAGGAAGAATTCTGTACCTGCTCATCCTCAATTCTCAAGATTTCGAACCCTCCTGCTTCACAGAATGATTAACCATGCAGGATTTCCCTCAAATTTTTGCCCCAGGAATTTGATCCCCAATTCTAGAAACCTGTATCCAAAAATTCACCTTCCTCGTCGAAGATCACAGAGAACACTCGGCCCGAATCTTAGTACAACCAGAAATTGGAGGATTGGTCAGAGAACCGCCGATCACCAAGCTATCACAGAGAAAATGGaaacggaaaatgaaaatccggATTTTTTGCCG GTCGTTGATGAGTCCAATGTGAATTCTCTACCTGATTTAGCATCCGTCAGAGCCCACATAGTGAAAGCTGAGTGGTTCTGGACGTCCGTACAGAACGAAGGCGCTGCAGATGAAAAAGAGTACCTGTTCGAAGAT TATTTGGAATCTGTTGTATCACCGTTGGCAACAGCACGGAGGGACAGTCAGGCAGCTACTCCAACTACAGCTTCAACAAGGAGAAAACGCAAGAGACTCGCTGAAACTTTATCTAGTCTAGTTCAAAATGGTGCCGATTCCCCAGCCGTCCATAAACGAAGATCAAGCATAAGTGACGCAGGACATCTGAGTGTCAGTGGAAGTTTTTTAGACTGCACTTCGAGCCCAGATAAACAACTGGATG CTATTCCAGAGGTAGAAGCTGCCAGCACAgaaacaacgagaaaaaatctttCCCCTAGACATCAAGTATTCTTAGAACTTGTAACTACCGAATCTAACTACGTCGGAATCCTTAGCACAATTATGACG CTGTTTAAATCTCCGCTTGAAGACCTGATAGAAACAAGTGGTGAGCTTTTAAACAGTACGGAggcaaaaataatatttggaaattttcctccGATATACGAAGTGCACAAACGGATGCTCGAAGAGCTACGATACAATGCTGGTCACTGGGTAGAGGACGTTAGCAtaggaaatatatttttaaagtaTGCTCCAGACCTGGTCAAAGCGTATCCTCCATAcgttaatttctttgaaaatactAAAGAAATGTTGGAGGAATGCGATCAAAACAAACCCAGGTTTCACGCGTTTCTTAAAATCTGTCAAACCAAACCAGAATGTGGGAGGCAGAGCCTCAAAGAACTGCTCATTAAACCTGTACAGAGGTTGCCCAGTATTAGCTTATTGTTAAATG ATATTCTTAAGCATACCAATAAAAACAATCCAGACCACAGTGCTTTGGAGTTGTCTATAAGTAGCATAAAGGAGGTGATGACGTATATAAATgaagataagagaaaaactgAGGGCCAGTTGGTCATGTTTGACATATTCAACGAGATAGACAACTGCCCGCCCCATCTGGTATCTTCACATCGTTCATTCATAGGAAAATGCGAAGTTATGGAGCTCGGTGAGGGACTCAGTGGACGGGGGGATCACCTTGTGCTTTTCTTATTCACCGACACGCTAGAAATATGTAAAAAGAGATCGAAAGCCTTCAACTCCCTAAAGAGCCCAAAAGAAGCTAATGGACTACATCCCACAAAGCTTAGTCAAGGAAAACCATACAAACATATCAGAATGCTGTCGCTCAATACGATAAAGAGGGTTGTGGATATCAAAGAAACTGACG AATGTCATAAAGTATTTGCTCTGATGGTTCGGAGCAATCAGGAGCTgaaggaaaaacttttttcttttactattACGGACGAGGAAGTTAACAAGACTAATTATCTAAGAATTCTATGCAGACAGATGGCCAACTCCGTGTGCAAAGCCGACGCG GACACATTTTTGATCAGTCTGGATTCCCATCAGTTAGAAATCGACACGAGCGACGTAGCTTTAGGAACTTTGAGTAAAGCATTTAA GAGCCTATTTCATAACTTTTACCTGGAGTATATGGACCCGTATGTGTTCCTACTCAATAGCATGTGTGAAACCACGTTACATGTCCCACTGCC GTTCGCCTCTCGCACGAGAATGAAAGTTGGACGAGCTTTTAGTTTTAACAAGACACCAAGCAAACTAAAAAGAGCAATGTCTACGATGATGTCACCCTTTGGATCTACGAACAGTTTGACACCCGCAAGTCAACAACTCGCTCAGATGCGGTTAGCCAGCTGTAATAACATTAAC GAACTTGGTAATGGCGGTTCGGGCTCCCCTACGAGAGATGACGTATTGGTAGCTCCGATGTCTGTTCAGCCAACCCGAAAAGCTAAATGCAGTTCTCTTAGCATGGCATCATTAAGAAG aaaCTGTTCGGAGGAGGTTgtgcaggagaaaaaaactgaactttGA